The Nitrospirota bacterium genome contains the following window.
TGATTCAGGAGCGAGAGTTCCGGCGGGTGGGCGGGACCCAGGACGTGAAGGTTGATGTGCGCATCGTGGCCGCAACCAATAAAGACCTTGAAAAGGCTGTGGCCGACGGGTCGTTTCGTGAAGACTTATATTACCGCTTAGATGTCATCCCGATCCGGCTCCCGCCATTGCGGCTTCGTACCGGGGATATTCCGTTACTCGTGAAGCATTTCCTGGAAAAGTTTTCTCAGGAAAGCGGAAAGCCAGCTCCTGTCTTGACGCCGGAGGCGATGCATGTGTTATTGGGCCATGAGTGGCGCGGCAACGTGCGCGAGCTTGAAAACTTGCTCGAACGGGTTGTCGCCTTTTCCGCCGGTGCGCCTGTATCGGATGAAGATATTCGCGGTTGGCTCCACCGTGTGGTGACTCCTCAGCAGCAGGGGGTGCCTACGGATCTGCCGGAAGATGGCGTGGATTTGGAAGGGTTGATCAACGGCATTGAAAAGGCTTTATTGCTGCAGGCGCTGGAACGGGCCCAGTGGGTCAAGAAAAAGGCTGCCAGGTTACTGAAGCTCAACACGCGGTCGTTTCGTTATCGGCTAGAGAAGTATGCGATCAAGGGTGGCCGTGATTAATTCGCAGTTGAATCCCTCCGAGATCACCGTGTGTGCTCCGGCCAAAATCAATCTCATTCTCCGTATCCTCGACCGCCGTCCAGACGGGTTCCACAATCTCTGGTCGATTATGCAGACGGTCGCGCTGGAAGATGAGGTGCAGATCAGGCTCTGTCCCGGACGGCAGGGCATCTACCTGAGCTGTGATGCCGGTCAGTTGGCTGCTGACCAAAGTAACCTCGTGTTTCGCGCAGCCGCTGCGGTGGTGGAGAGAGCCCAGTCGTCGATCGGTCTCGAGATTGAACTTCGAAAACGCATTCCGATGGGGGCGGGCCTGGGTGGAGGGAGCAGCGATGCCGCAGCGACCATCTTAGGACTGAACCGTTTGTTACGGCTTGGATGGTCTTCGCTGGAGATGGCCGATGTCGGGCAATCGCTGGGGAGCGATGTCCCGTTCTTTCTGTTCGCTCCTTCATCATTCGTGGCAGGTCGGGGAGAAACCGTTCGGCCCGTCGTTGTTGAGGAGCCGCGCTGGATTGTGCTTGCGAATCCAGGGTTTGGGGTCAATACCAAGTGGGCGTATCAAGAGCTAGCTGCAAGTAGGACGGGTGTGAGGCCGCTGTCACCAGCGCAGTGCGAACTCGACCGGCAATCGCGGGTGAGTTGGGCTCAACTCATTGCCGCGGCAGAGAATGATTTCGAGGCGCCGGTTTTTGCCGCCCATGGGCGGCTCCGGGAGATCAAGCAGGTTTTGCAGACTCAAGGAGCTGAAATTGCGCTGCTATCCGGAAGCGGGGCAACGGTGTTCGGGGTCTTCACCAATGAGACGGTCGCGCGCCTGGCCCAGTCTAAGTTGGCCAGTGACCCGTTGATGACGGTATTCGTTGTCCCTACCTGTTCCGGCGCGCTTCTCGTGCAAGAAGAACTCTCGCGATAGGCCTTGGTTGACAAGCCTCCGTACATTCCGTTACATTCTGACCCCTTAGTTGGCTCCCTCAACAGCGCGCAGCGAACAGCGGTGGGCGGGCATTTACTACGCCAACCTACGCCCGCGGTCGAGATGAACCACGCACGAAATCAGACCCTTCGTAATCGTATTCAAAGGATTTTCTAGGGAATCGATGAGCAGAGAGCTAAAGATATTCTCTGGTAATGCAAATCCGGCCCTGGCCCATGAGATTTGTGCCTACCTTGGGACAAAACTTGGCGAGGCCACGGTGGCGTCATTCAGTGACGGCGAGATTCGCGTCAGGATCGAGGAGAACGTTCGCGGCGCAGATGTGTTCGTCGTGCAATCCAGCTGTCAGCCGGTCAACGACTCCCTGATGGAGCTGTTGATTATTATTGATGCGCTCAAACGGTCCTCTGCGGATAGGATCACAGCAGTCATTCCGTATTTCGGCTATGCCCGTCAAGATCGTAAGGATCAGCCACGTGTGCCGATTTCAGCAAAACTCGTGGCCGACCTTATCACCACCGCCGGCACAGACCGTGTTCTCACGATGGACCTGCATGCGGGGCAGATTCAGGGATTCTTCAACATACCAGTGGACCATCTCTACGCGCTTCCCGTATTATTGGATTACATTACGAAACAAAAAGTAGACGATCTGGTCGTTGTGTCCCCCGATGCCGGCGGTGTCGAGCGGGCTCGCGCGTTTGCCAAGCGGCTTCAAGCAAACTTGGCGATCATCGATAAGCGGCGAGAGGGACCCAACCAGACGCAGATCATGAACATCATCGGTGACGTGGCGGGCAGGAGCGCGCTCTTGCTGGATGACATGATCGACACGGCGGGCACCATCGTCAAGGGGGCTCAAGCCTGTCTCGATAAAGGGGCGCGTGAAGTATGGACGGCTTGTACCCATGCGGTCCTCACCGGGCCGGCGTTGGACCGGATTCAACAATCCTGCTTGAGGCAGGTGATCGTGACTAATTCGATTCCGTTACGGGGCAAAGAGCAGATCTGCCCGAAGTTGCATCAATTGTCGGTCGCACCACTGCTCGGTGAGGCGATCAGGCGTATCCATGAAGATGAGTCGGTGAGTTCATTGTTTGCCTAATTACGAGACTGAGACATCTGAAGACCAGCGAGAAGGGGGCGAAGGCGTATCATGAAATTCGAACTAGCAGTCACCGTGAGAGAGAAAACAGGAAAAGGTGCGGCGCGCCAGCTTCGGCGAGAGGGCAAGATCCCAGGCGTGCTATACGGGCAGGGCGAATGTCTGCTCTTGACGATTGAGCCTGATAGCTTGGTCAAAATTTTGAAGGCACAGGCAGGAGGGACCGCACTCGTGTCGCTGACGCTGACTGGTGCGAAGTCGGCTCCGAAACGGACCGCACTCTTGCGCGATTTCCAGGTCGATCCGGTCGAAGGAAATGTGTTGCATGCGGATTTGTTTGAAATCTCGATGAACAAGCCGATTCGTGTGAAAGTGCCTCTCCATTTGACCGGCGGAGTGCCTGCTGGTGTGAAGGAAGGCGGTGTTCTTCACCACAACATGCGTGAGTTGCACATCGAGTGTTTGCCGGCTGCGTTGCCAGATTTTATCGAAGTTGATGCGTCGGGGCTGAATATTTCCCAAGGCCTCCACTTGAAAGATGTCGCTGAGCTCGAAGGGATCAAATTTCTTGACGATCCTGAGCATATGGTTGTGAGTGTGGCGGCGCCGATGACGGAAGCCAAGCTGGAGTCGCTCCTTGCGAGCGGCGTAGTCGGAGTTGAGGGCGGGAAAGAGCCTGAAGTGGCAGGCAAAGGCAAGGTTGAAGGTGCTGAGGGCGGCGAAGCAGGGAAGGCCGGGGCGGCGGCTGATGCCAAGGGCGGCGATAAGAAGGGTGCTGCGGCACCAAAAGCTGAGAAGAAAGAAGCCGAAAAGAAGAAGTAACAGTGCATCTCATCGTTGGGCTGGGCAACCCTGGTGCGGCCTATGCTCAGACTCGTCACAATATCGGAATGTTGGCCATCGAGCGGGCCGCCGCTCGATGGTCCATCCGTCTCGCTAGGCGCGGGATCGCGCAGCGAGGATCCGGGCGACTCGGGTCGGAACTCCTTGAACTTGCCGGCACGCTCGACTGGATGAACATCACCGGTCCTCCGCTCAAAGGCCTCCTCCGCGAGTATTCATTAACTGCTGTAGATCTGATCCTTCTCCACGACGACCTTGACCTTGAGATGGGGCGTCTCCGCATCAAGCAAGAGGGCGGTCACGGAGGACATAACGGCATCAGGTCGGTCATCGAGACGCTCGGCACGACTCAGTTTATACGAATAAAAATCGGAATCGGCCGTCCGGTACCGCGTCAGGATTCGGCGGATTATGTGCTGCAGGCGTTCACGAGAGAAGAACTCGAGGTGTTGAATCCCTGTCTCGATCGCGTCGTCGATGCATTGGAATGTTTGATCCACAGGGGGACAGCCGTGGCCATGAATCAGTTCAATATCCGCGAGAAGCCGGCAGGAGATGAAGGCGCGCCATTAAGCTGATTTCTGCCGGCAGTACTGAAGAAATCTAGGAGTCGACGTGCGGTTGGGCCAGCGTGAAAGCTCACGCAGGGCCTCCCCTTTCATTTGACAGTTTCTTCAAGGCTATGGTAGCTTCACCCCTTCGCGCTGGCTGAATCCAGCGTACCTACACCTTGCTCCCGACTGGTTCGGGGGCCTTTGTCCAGGAGGATTGCTGCATGGAGCTCTACGAGTCTCTGTTTATTATTCGTACGTCTCTTACCGACGAAGAGACCGCTGCCCTCATTGAGAAGATGAAGGCGGTGGCAGAGAAGACCGGTGCGCAGTTTATCAAGTCAGAAAACTGGGGCAAGAAGAAACTCGCGTACGAAGTGAAGCGTGAGCGCAAGGGCACCTACGCCTATTTTTACTTCAGGGCGCCCAACATCACGGTCGGTGAATTGGAACGGTCCTACCGGCTGGAAGACCCCATCCTCAAGTTCTTGACCGTCCATCTCAAAAAAGAACTCGTGCCACCACGGCCGCTTGAAACGTCATCGGAGGAGTTCGCCGGTGGCCGGGTTTAATAAAGTCATTTTGATCGGGAATCTCACGCGGAATCCCGAGCTGCGGTATACGCCGAACGGGACGCCGGTGGCCAGCTTGGGGCTTGCGGTCAGTCGGCGGTACAAGCAGGGCGAAGAATTAAAAGAGGAAGTCTGCTTTGTCGACATTGTGGTCTTTGGCAAACAGGCGGAACATTGCGGGCAGTATCTCAGTAAGGGGAGTGGTGTCATCGTTGACGGGCGACTCCAGCAACGCCGATGGGAAACGGAAGACGGCCAAAAGCGCAGCAAGCACGAGGTCGTGGCCCAAACGGTGACGTTTATGCCGAAACGCCAGGATGGCGGCGGCGGGGTTGAGCCACCAGCGCATGATGATGCCGGCTATGAACCCGACGAGCACGTCTAACAAAAAGGGAGACGGTTATGGAGCGTGAACAGGGCGGAGATCGGGACGGAGGCGGTGGCGGCGGACGGTTTTTTCAGCGTCGCCGGCCTTGTCGGTTTTGCATTGAAAAAGGCGCGATCGATTTCAAGGACGTCGGGCTATTGAGAAATTTCCTTACGGAGCGTGGGCGGATCGTTCCGCGGCGTATTTCCGGTAATTGTATGAGGCACCAACGCGAATTGACGGCTGCCGTCAAGCGGGCTCGGCATATCGCGCTGATCAGTTTTGCGGAAGAGCGATAACGTAACGATTGACGTTGGGGACGGGCATGCAGGTAGGGGCCACGATGAATCTATTAACGCCGCCGCTGGCTAGCATTACAGCAGACGGGCTTTCGCTCGTCGGCGAGGTCACGGCTGAAGAACTCGGCCTGACCGAGGATGATGCCATCGCTCGTGGTCCGCTCGCGGTGAGTTTGGATCTAACCAACGTCGAGGGGCTCGTTGCGGTGACCGGTGTGCTTGAAGGTACGATCCTCCGCGAATGTGTGAGGTGTTTGACGCAGTACGAGGATCCTTTGGCTTTTTCGGTGAGGGCGGCTTTCATCCCTGAGCCGAAGTCTCCGCCGCGCCACCCGAAGCGAGTCGATCCTCGGAAGGCCCGCGAAGAGGTTGTGGTGGCTGAAGAAGAGGAAGACCTGGATGACCAGTATCAATATCAAGGCAATTTTTTAGAATTGGCTCCCATGTTGCGCGAACATGTCATCCTGGCCGCGCCGATGCAGCCAATCTGCAGCGACGACTGTTTGGGGCTTTGTGCACGATGTGGGAAAAGTTTGAATGAGGGGCCCTGTCAATGTGCCGCGGAGCCACCGATCCCGACCTTTCGGGTGGTTCAGGGCACGAAACGCAAGACCGGCGGATCGTCAGCATCCTAGCGTGACCGCCTGCTATCGAGAGTGAGAAGGAGTTGCCATGCCAAATCCGAAACATAAACATTCACGGGAACGACGCGACACGCGGCGCACCCAAAAGTTGCGGATGACCCCGCCGGGCATGTCCGTCTGTCCGCAGTGCCATGAGATCAAGCTCCCGCATTACACCTGCTTGAATTGCGGAACCTACAAGGGTAAGGCAGTCATCCAAGTCGAAGAATCCTAGTAGACTCTCGTTCCACGTACGCAACGGAGTACGTGGAACATCGTCCTCGCTACGGATTTCCTAGACGTCATATTGACCGGCCTGCTCGACAGGCTGGCGGTCGGTTGTTGGTTCGTGCCTGCAGGGCACTGGGGCTATATGGACTCCATCAGAATGTTGTCCGTTTGCCTGTTGCGTCAACCAGTTCACTGCTCTAAACTCCTGCCGCATATAGCGTGGTGACGGCTGCTTGTCTTCCGTGACCCCCTGACACATCATCGTACTATGAGTACTTGGCTTCTATGAAGATTGCGCTTGATGCCATGGGCGGCGACCATGGACCGGCCCCGGTTATTGAGGGAGCTCTCCAGGCGGCCCAAGAATGTGATGTCGAGATTCTGCTCGTCGGCGACGAGGCCATTCTCACTGCCGAATGTCGCCGTCTGGGCTGTACGGATTCACGTCTGTCTATTCGTCATGCGTCGCAAGTCGTAGAGATGCACGAATCGCCTGCAACCGTAGCCCGTAAGAAACGGAACTCCTCCATCTGGATCGCGACCGAGTTGGTCAAGAGCGGCGAGGCCAGTGCGGTGGTCAGTCCCGGGAATACCGGCGCCAGCATGGTCGCCTCGTTCTTTGTACTCGGGCTGACGAAGGGCGTCGAACGTCCGGCGATCGCAACCTGCCTGCCCACGCTGACTGGCATGGCTATTATGTTAGATGTCGGGGCCAATGTGGACTGTAGTGCCCAGCATTTGGCGCAATTCGCCATCATGGGGAATGAATACGGCAAGCATCTGTTCAAAAAGCCTAATCCACGCGTCGGGTTGTTGAGCATCGGGGAAGAGGACAGCAAGGGGAACGAAGTGACGAAGGAAGCGTTCAAGCTCCTCAAGGCCAGTCCGCTCAATTTCATCGGTAATGTCGAGGGCCGTGATGTCTATAGTGGGAGCGCTGACGTGGTGGTCTGTGATGGGTTTATCGGGAACGTCGCGTTGAAGATTTCAGAGGGCGTGGCCGATACGATCAAGAAATTGCTGCTCAAGGAAATATCCGGATCCTTTTTCGGCCGCTTAGCCTATCCGCTCATTGCCAAGCCGCTGTTGAATTTGAAGAAGAAAATCGACTATGCCGAATTCGGCGGGGCGCCGCTTCTGGGTGTTAACGGCATTACGGTGATTTGCCATGGCCGTTCGTCCGCTAAGGCGATCAAGAATGCCATCCGTCTGGCAAAGGGATTGGCCGAGAGTCGTGTCGATGCGCTGATTCAGCGCGATATTGAAGAGAGCCTCATGCAACCCAAGCCCATTGAGGAAACGCCGGCATGAGGGCCCGCATTGCAGGGACCGGATCGTACGTGCCGGCCAAGGTGCTGACCAATGTCGATCTCGAACGGATGGTGGCCACTTCAGACGACTGGATTGTCGAACGGACGGGCATTCGCGAGCGGCACGTGGCCGGTCCCGATGAGGCCTGCTCTGATCTGGCTGTGAAAGCGGCGGAGCGGGCGTTGGCCGCCGCGGGAGTGCGTGCGGCCGATCTCGATATGATCCTGTTGGCCACCTGCACGGGTGACTATCCCCTTCCTGCAACCGCCTGTCTGATTCAACATCGGCTTGGGGCTACGCGTGCGGCGGCCTGCGATCTGTCGGCCGCTTGTTGCGGCTTCGTCTATGCGTTATCGGTGGCGGATGCCTATGTGAAGTCCGGCATGCGCCATGTGTTGATCATCGGGTCGGAAGTGATGTCGGCCATTACCGACTGGACCGATCGCAATACCTGTATCCTGTTCGGCGATGGGGCTGGAGCGGCCGTCATCAGCGCCAGTGAGAACGACTGTGGGATTCTCTCCACGCATCTTCGTTCCGATGGCAATCTTTGCGATTTGATTGCCGTGCCGGGTGGCGGGTCACGCCTACCGCCGTCTGAAACGGTCGTGGCGGAACGGATGCAGTACATCAAGATGAAGGGGAACGAGACGTTTAAGGTGGCGGTTCGAACCTTGGAGGAAGTCGCGCGTGAGACCTTGGCCGCGAATAATCTCCAAGTGGAAGACCTCGACCTCTACGTTCCGCATCAGGCCAATATACGAATTCTGAAGGCCGTGGCCAGCCGTCTCGGGCTCCCGCCTGAAAAAGTGATGCTGAACCTCGATCGGTATGGAAATACCTCGGCCGCTTCGATTCCCATCGCCTTAGATGAAGCGGTGCGCCAGGGGCGAATCAAAGAGGGAAGTCTTGTGATGTTAGGGGCCTTCGGGGCTGGGCTCACCTGGGCATCGGCACTCGTTCGATGGTAGCAGAAGATGTGATCAGCCATCAGCGCTTAGTTCAGAGGAATCGACGATCGCGGAGAGGGATGCACTGACGGATCCGGAGAACTTTTCCCGTTGACATTCAAGGGGAATTCGACGATATCTAGCTCACGGAGAGGGTGCTGGGCGCTTGCTCCAACGTCGATGATGGTCATGATGAACGTAACCGGTAACCCCGTGCGATCACGCCAGTAGTATGACGAATCTCCAATCAAGAAGAGCATCCAGTATCGGGTTGGTGTTCCCGGGGCAGGGGTCCCAGTCTGTCGGGATGGGGAAGGCGTTGGCCGAGGCCTATCCGGACATCAGGAGTCTCTACGATGAGGCTTCATCGGTCCTGGGATACGATATTGCCGCATTATGTTTTGAGGGGCCATCCGAACGATTGAATCTCACGGAATATACTCAGCCAGCGTTATTCGTGAGCAGCATGGCGGCATTTCATGTGTGTAAGTCGTTGGATCTCGCGCCGATCGCAGTGGCCGGACATAGCTTGGGTGAATACTCGGCTCTTGTCGCCGCCGGGGGAATGACCTATCGTGAAGCGGTGGGGATCGTGCAGAAGCGAGGTCGGTATATGGCCGAAGCCGTGCCGCCAGGGACAGGGCTCGTCGCTGCATTGCTCGGTCTCGCCGCAGACGTGGTGAGAGAGGTCTGTCGGGAAGCTTCCGTTGCCGGCGTCGTGGCTGCGGCGAATTTCAATTCGCCGGGTCAGGTGGTCATTGCCGGTGAAAAGGCCGCGGTGGAACGGGCGATTGAATTGGCAAAGGCCAAGGGCTGTAAGAAGGCGATACCCCTTCCCGTCAGTGTGCCGGTGCATACGCCGCTGATGCAGGGAGCGGCTGACCGGCTCGCTGGAGAGCTAGCGGCAATCAGATGGTCCGATCTGAAGATGCCATTGATCAATAATGCGGAAGCCAGGCCGATCACCAAAGCCGGTGATATTCAGGCCTCATTGGTACGACAACTTCCGTCATCAGTGCTCTGGGAAGATTCGGTGAAGGCGATGGCCGCGATGGGTGTGACGACGTTCGTCGAGGTTGGGCCTGGAACGGTGTTGAGCGGTTTGATTAAACGAATTGTGCCGGACGCGGTGATCCTGAACGTCAACGATCCGAAGTCGTTCGAGGCGACCCGTACGGCGTTCAGTGCATAAAGGAAGGTGAGGAGCGAGCGGATGTCACTTCAAGGTAAAGTTGCGATTGTTACAGGCGCGGCGCAAGGAATCGGCCGGGCGATCGCAGAAGCGTTGGCGCAAGCCGGGGCCGATATTGTGGTGGCCGACCTCGACCCGAGCCGGTCGAAAGATACGGTGGCGGCGGTGGAGCAGTTGGGGCGCAAGGCGCTGAACGTCAAAGTCAACGTGGCGGACGGCACCGACACCAAAGCCATGGTCGATCAGGTCATCAAGGAATGGGGGAAGGTCGACATTCTGGTCAATAATGCCGGGATCACGCGTGACGGCTTGTTGTTGAGGATGAAGGAAGAAGACTGGAACCTGGTGCTGCAAGTTAATTTGACCGGGACGTTCAATTGTATCAAGGCGGTCTTGCTCCCGATGACCAAGCAGCGGTATGGTCGTATCGTCAACATTGCGTCGATCGTCGGCGTGATGGGGAATGTGGGCCAGGCCAATTACGCGGCATCGAAGGCGGCGGTGATCGGGTTGACGAAGACGGTCGCGCGGGAATATGCGAGCCGCGCGGTGACGGTCAACGCTGTTGCGCCGGGCTTTATCGACACCGCTATGACGCAGGGATTATCGACCGAGGTGAAAGACACCCTCCAAAAGCAAATCCCGTTGGGACGATTGGGTACACCGGCCGATATTGCGGCGGCGGTACGGTTTCTCGTATCGGACGAGGCCGCCTATATCACGGGGCATGTGTTGCATGTGAACGGGGGAATGTTGATGCCCTGACGACGGTGGTCAGAGTGTTGTAAGATGCTGCGGCGACAGATTCGCAGCAAGAAGGAGGATCTACGATGGGGAAGGAGGCAGGAAAATCAATGGGTACTGTAGAAGAACGGGTCAAGAAAATTATCGGCGAGCAGCTTGGAGTGGAGGAGGACGAGGTGACGCTTGAGGCCAGCTTCGTGGAAGACCTCGGTGCCGACTCGCTCGATACCGTCGAGCTGGTGATGGCGCTTGAAGAAGAATTCGGGATCGAGATCCCCGACGAAGACGCAGAAAAGATCCTGACGGTCGGGAAAGCCTTGGACTACATCAAGGAAAAGGCCTAAGGGACAGAGGATGTTATGACTGTTCGTTCGACTAGGCGAATCGTCGTCACCGGTTTGGGGCTGATCACGCCTCTGGGGACCGGTGTTGACAAAACCTGGAAGGCGATTTGTGCCGGTGAATCCGGCATAGGCCGGATCACCAAATTCGATCCCGCCGCGTACGATGCCCAGATTGCCGGGGAAGTAAAGGATTTCGATCCCGCGCAGTTCATCGAGAAGAAAGAAATCAAAAAAATGGATGCGTTCATCCATTATGCCGTGGGTGCTGCCCAGCTGGCGGTGGATGATGCTTCGTTCACCGTGGCGCCAGAAGAGGCCACGCGAGTCGGCGTCTATATCGGATCGGGCATCGGGGGGCTGGGATCGATCGAGCATTACCACAAGATCTTGCAGGAAAAAGGCCCCGGGCGAGTCTCGCCATTTTTCATTCCGATGACCATCATTAACCTGGCTTCTGGACAGGTGGCGATCAGACTGGGTGCCAAGGGGCCGAACTCTTGTGCCGTGACGGCTTGTGCGACGGGCAACCATTGTATCGGCGACGCATTTCGACTGATTCAGGCCGGTGATGCCGATGTCATGATTGCCGGCGGGGCCGAAGCCGCCATTACCCCGTTGGGGGTCGCAGGGTTTGCGGCGTCGAAAGCCTTGTCGTTTCGCAACGATGCCCCGACGAAAGCGAGCCGGCCGTTCGACAAAGATCGCGATGGGTTCGTGCTCGGCGAAGGCGCTGGGGTCGTGGTCTTGGAGGAACTGGAGCATGCACGCCGTCGCGGAGTTCGGATCTATGCCGAACTCATCGGTTATGCCATGAACAGCGACGCCTACCATATTACCGCTCCGTCCGAAGAGGGAGAAGGCGCAGTTCGCTGTATGGAGCTGGCGCTCAAGGATGCCGGTATCGGCAAGGACCAGGTCGGGTATATCAACGCGCATGGGACGTCGACGATGGCGGATGCCATCGAGACCAAGGCCATCAAGCAGGTATTCGGTGAACGGGCCTATCAGATTCCGGTGAGTTCGACCAAGTCGATGACCGGCCATTTACTCGGGGCCGCTGGTGGCATTGAGGCAGTATTCAGCGTGCTGGCGCTTCACCACGGGATCCTGCCTCCGACGATCAACTTGGATCATCCCGATCCTGCATGCGATCTGGACTATATCCCTCACAAGGCCAGACCGGCTGCCGTGACAGTCGCGCTGTCGAATTCGTTTGGATTCGGCGGGGTTAACGCCTGTCTGCTCTTTAAAAAGCCGGACGCCTAACAGATCTGTGCGAGGGGATCTACTCGCCACTATGACGTCGGTTTCTTCCATCGACTCGCTCCAATCCTCCTTAGGCTATCGATTCAAGGCCATGGCTTTGCTTGAGGAAGCCTTGACCCATTCTTCTCTCGTCAACGAACAGAAATCGGTTTCGCCTCAACATAACGAGCGGCTCGAATTTCTGGGTGACGCCGTGTTGTCGCTGGTGATGAGTGAATATCTCGCGTCATCATTGCCGCAGTCTTCAGAAGGGGCTCTCTCGAAGTTAAAGGCACAGTTGGTGAGTGAGGCCTCGCTTGCGGCTGTGGCTCGACGGTTGAGCCTGGGGGAGCATTTGAAGCTGGGCCGCGGGGAAGACCGTTCGAAGGGCCGCGAGAAAGACTCGTTATTGGCCGATGCGCTGGAGGCGGTGCTGGCCGCCGTGCATCTTGACGGAGGGTTCGATGCTAGCCGCACGGTGACGCGCCATATTTTCGCAGGGGAACTTGTGAATGTCGCTGCGCAGCAGGAACAACCGGGAGCCGGCGACTACAAGACGCAGTTTCAGGAATGGTGCCA
Protein-coding sequences here:
- the ispE gene encoding 4-(cytidine 5'-diphospho)-2-C-methyl-D-erythritol kinase — encoded protein: MAVINSQLNPSEITVCAPAKINLILRILDRRPDGFHNLWSIMQTVALEDEVQIRLCPGRQGIYLSCDAGQLAADQSNLVFRAAAAVVERAQSSIGLEIELRKRIPMGAGLGGGSSDAAATILGLNRLLRLGWSSLEMADVGQSLGSDVPFFLFAPSSFVAGRGETVRPVVVEEPRWIVLANPGFGVNTKWAYQELAASRTGVRPLSPAQCELDRQSRVSWAQLIAAAENDFEAPVFAAHGRLREIKQVLQTQGAEIALLSGSGATVFGVFTNETVARLAQSKLASDPLMTVFVVPTCSGALLVQEELSR
- a CDS encoding ribose-phosphate pyrophosphokinase, producing MSRELKIFSGNANPALAHEICAYLGTKLGEATVASFSDGEIRVRIEENVRGADVFVVQSSCQPVNDSLMELLIIIDALKRSSADRITAVIPYFGYARQDRKDQPRVPISAKLVADLITTAGTDRVLTMDLHAGQIQGFFNIPVDHLYALPVLLDYITKQKVDDLVVVSPDAGGVERARAFAKRLQANLAIIDKRREGPNQTQIMNIIGDVAGRSALLLDDMIDTAGTIVKGAQACLDKGAREVWTACTHAVLTGPALDRIQQSCLRQVIVTNSIPLRGKEQICPKLHQLSVAPLLGEAIRRIHEDESVSSLFA
- a CDS encoding 50S ribosomal protein L25, translated to MKFELAVTVREKTGKGAARQLRREGKIPGVLYGQGECLLLTIEPDSLVKILKAQAGGTALVSLTLTGAKSAPKRTALLRDFQVDPVEGNVLHADLFEISMNKPIRVKVPLHLTGGVPAGVKEGGVLHHNMRELHIECLPAALPDFIEVDASGLNISQGLHLKDVAELEGIKFLDDPEHMVVSVAAPMTEAKLESLLASGVVGVEGGKEPEVAGKGKVEGAEGGEAGKAGAAADAKGGDKKGAAAPKAEKKEAEKKK
- the pth gene encoding aminoacyl-tRNA hydrolase translates to MHLIVGLGNPGAAYAQTRHNIGMLAIERAAARWSIRLARRGIAQRGSGRLGSELLELAGTLDWMNITGPPLKGLLREYSLTAVDLILLHDDLDLEMGRLRIKQEGGHGGHNGIRSVIETLGTTQFIRIKIGIGRPVPRQDSADYVLQAFTREELEVLNPCLDRVVDALECLIHRGTAVAMNQFNIREKPAGDEGAPLS
- the rpsF gene encoding 30S ribosomal protein S6, which gives rise to MELYESLFIIRTSLTDEETAALIEKMKAVAEKTGAQFIKSENWGKKKLAYEVKRERKGTYAYFYFRAPNITVGELERSYRLEDPILKFLTVHLKKELVPPRPLETSSEEFAGGRV
- a CDS encoding single-stranded DNA-binding protein, translating into MAGFNKVILIGNLTRNPELRYTPNGTPVASLGLAVSRRYKQGEELKEEVCFVDIVVFGKQAEHCGQYLSKGSGVIVDGRLQQRRWETEDGQKRSKHEVVAQTVTFMPKRQDGGGGVEPPAHDDAGYEPDEHV
- the rpsR gene encoding 30S ribosomal protein S18, encoding MEREQGGDRDGGGGGGRFFQRRRPCRFCIEKGAIDFKDVGLLRNFLTERGRIVPRRISGNCMRHQRELTAAVKRARHIALISFAEER
- a CDS encoding DUF177 domain-containing protein translates to MNLLTPPLASITADGLSLVGEVTAEELGLTEDDAIARGPLAVSLDLTNVEGLVAVTGVLEGTILRECVRCLTQYEDPLAFSVRAAFIPEPKSPPRHPKRVDPRKAREEVVVAEEEEDLDDQYQYQGNFLELAPMLREHVILAAPMQPICSDDCLGLCARCGKSLNEGPCQCAAEPPIPTFRVVQGTKRKTGGSSAS
- the rpmF gene encoding 50S ribosomal protein L32, which produces MPNPKHKHSRERRDTRRTQKLRMTPPGMSVCPQCHEIKLPHYTCLNCGTYKGKAVIQVEES
- the plsX gene encoding phosphate acyltransferase PlsX; amino-acid sequence: MKIALDAMGGDHGPAPVIEGALQAAQECDVEILLVGDEAILTAECRRLGCTDSRLSIRHASQVVEMHESPATVARKKRNSSIWIATELVKSGEASAVVSPGNTGASMVASFFVLGLTKGVERPAIATCLPTLTGMAIMLDVGANVDCSAQHLAQFAIMGNEYGKHLFKKPNPRVGLLSIGEEDSKGNEVTKEAFKLLKASPLNFIGNVEGRDVYSGSADVVVCDGFIGNVALKISEGVADTIKKLLLKEISGSFFGRLAYPLIAKPLLNLKKKIDYAEFGGAPLLGVNGITVICHGRSSAKAIKNAIRLAKGLAESRVDALIQRDIEESLMQPKPIEETPA
- a CDS encoding beta-ketoacyl-ACP synthase III; translated protein: MRARIAGTGSYVPAKVLTNVDLERMVATSDDWIVERTGIRERHVAGPDEACSDLAVKAAERALAAAGVRAADLDMILLATCTGDYPLPATACLIQHRLGATRAAACDLSAACCGFVYALSVADAYVKSGMRHVLIIGSEVMSAITDWTDRNTCILFGDGAGAAVISASENDCGILSTHLRSDGNLCDLIAVPGGGSRLPPSETVVAERMQYIKMKGNETFKVAVRTLEEVARETLAANNLQVEDLDLYVPHQANIRILKAVASRLGLPPEKVMLNLDRYGNTSAASIPIALDEAVRQGRIKEGSLVMLGAFGAGLTWASALVRW
- the fabD gene encoding ACP S-malonyltransferase yields the protein MTNLQSRRASSIGLVFPGQGSQSVGMGKALAEAYPDIRSLYDEASSVLGYDIAALCFEGPSERLNLTEYTQPALFVSSMAAFHVCKSLDLAPIAVAGHSLGEYSALVAAGGMTYREAVGIVQKRGRYMAEAVPPGTGLVAALLGLAADVVREVCREASVAGVVAAANFNSPGQVVIAGEKAAVERAIELAKAKGCKKAIPLPVSVPVHTPLMQGAADRLAGELAAIRWSDLKMPLINNAEARPITKAGDIQASLVRQLPSSVLWEDSVKAMAAMGVTTFVEVGPGTVLSGLIKRIVPDAVILNVNDPKSFEATRTAFSA